One region of Desertifilum tharense IPPAS B-1220 genomic DNA includes:
- a CDS encoding metal-binding protein yields the protein MPSGATHDRVTLWSLPLITGAAFSLTRNGELTLLVAGGYLFSGLLLSPDLDLQSRPYKRWGWLRWLWIPYQKMLTHRSVLSHGLVIGTLLRVFYLGLWIALASILILGVVQLFRDTPWSWQAFGEGMQRSLLRYRWEWLAGFIGLELGAATHILCDRAGSAYKRYKRYGIQGLKRKTPKRRTSTARKAAPSKARSPKKR from the coding sequence ATGCCTTCTGGTGCCACTCACGATCGCGTTACCTTGTGGAGTCTGCCCTTGATTACTGGGGCGGCTTTTAGCTTAACGCGCAACGGCGAATTAACTTTACTGGTGGCTGGCGGTTATTTATTTAGCGGTTTACTCCTCAGCCCTGACTTAGACTTGCAATCTCGCCCTTATAAGCGGTGGGGGTGGCTGCGCTGGCTGTGGATTCCCTACCAAAAGATGTTAACCCATCGGTCTGTATTGTCTCATGGCTTGGTGATTGGAACGCTGCTGCGGGTGTTTTACCTGGGCTTGTGGATCGCACTTGCCAGCATCTTAATTTTAGGGGTGGTGCAACTGTTTCGCGATACACCTTGGAGTTGGCAGGCGTTTGGAGAAGGGATGCAGCGATCGCTCTTACGCTATCGTTGGGAATGGTTAGCCGGGTTCATTGGTCTAGAATTAGGGGCAGCTACGCATATCCTGTGCGATCGCGCTGGTAGTGCCTACAAACGCTATAAACGCTATGGCATCCAAGGCTTAAAGCGCAAAACCCCCAAACGGCGAACCTCCACTGCGCGTAAAGCTGCCCCCTCCAAAGCGCGATCGCCCAAAAAACGTTAG
- a CDS encoding restriction endonuclease subunit S encodes MKLENDETSVSKKTEKRSFLLEDLIVNAQSGFASGTRADDGVIQVQMNNVTTDGYLDLSNFIRVPASTKQLKNYQLQVNDLLFNATNSPNLVGKTTLFRGFKEPVTFSNHFIRLRVDESQVEPSYLAKWFIVQWQARIFEKLCTQWVNQATVRKEDLLNLKICLPPIDEQKRIAAIAQKADRLRRTRRYALQLSDTYLQSVFLEMFGDPVTNPKGWKIVEIGDVCIKVTDGTHQPPTFTASGIPFIFVQNIAKGEIDFSNIRYVSEATYKELTRHTKVEKKDIIYSSVGVSFGVAVQVLTDIKFVFQRHIAHLKPDHQKINSTFLATQMNSNFVYSQAKKAARGAAQPTVNLGEIREFKIILPPLPLQEKFAQIVQKFERLRTQQREAERQAEHLFQTLLHRAFRGELTPQDSNDEPTSVLLEQIGAQQAQAEAKQQDAEAIQLNLPGIMD; translated from the coding sequence ATGAAATTAGAGAATGATGAAACTAGCGTAAGCAAAAAAACTGAAAAAAGAAGTTTTTTGCTAGAAGATTTGATTGTTAATGCTCAGTCAGGCTTCGCTTCAGGTACAAGAGCTGATGATGGAGTCATTCAAGTCCAGATGAATAATGTCACCACAGATGGCTATCTTGATTTATCTAATTTTATCCGCGTTCCTGCTTCTACAAAACAGCTTAAAAATTACCAGCTCCAAGTAAATGACTTATTGTTCAATGCTACAAACAGTCCTAACTTGGTAGGTAAAACTACTCTTTTTCGAGGGTTTAAAGAACCTGTAACTTTTAGCAACCATTTTATAAGGTTGCGCGTTGATGAAAGCCAAGTTGAACCTAGTTACTTAGCAAAATGGTTTATTGTTCAATGGCAAGCTCGGATATTTGAAAAGCTATGCACCCAATGGGTAAATCAAGCGACTGTTCGTAAAGAGGATTTACTGAACCTCAAGATTTGCCTACCCCCAATAGACGAACAAAAGCGGATTGCCGCGATCGCACAAAAAGCCGACAGACTCCGACGCACCCGACGCTACGCCCTACAACTCAGCGATACCTACCTACAATCCGTCTTTTTGGAGATGTTCGGCGACCCAGTTACCAATCCTAAAGGCTGGAAAATCGTGGAGATTGGTGATGTTTGCATCAAGGTAACAGACGGTACTCATCAACCTCCAACTTTTACAGCAAGTGGTATTCCATTCATTTTTGTTCAAAATATTGCCAAAGGCGAAATAGATTTTTCTAATATTCGTTATGTTTCAGAAGCAACCTACAAAGAGCTAACACGCCACACTAAAGTAGAAAAAAAAGATATAATTTACAGTTCTGTTGGTGTGTCCTTTGGGGTAGCAGTCCAAGTATTAACAGATATTAAATTTGTTTTTCAAAGACACATTGCACATTTAAAACCAGACCATCAAAAGATTAATTCCACTTTTTTAGCTACTCAGATGAATAGCAATTTCGTTTATTCTCAAGCTAAAAAAGCAGCCCGTGGTGCTGCACAGCCTACGGTCAACTTAGGTGAAATCCGGGAGTTCAAAATTATCTTGCCACCTCTCCCCCTCCAAGAAAAATTTGCCCAAATCGTCCAGAAATTTGAACGCCTCCGCACCCAACAACGGGAAGCGGAACGCCAAGCAGAGCATTTATTTCAAACCCTGCTGCATCGTGCCTTTCGGGGTGAACTGACTCCTCAAGACTCCAATGATGAGCCTACATCCGTCTTATTAGAACAGATTGGCGCGCAACAGGCACAAGCCGAAGCAAAGCAGCAAGACGCGGAAGCTATTCAGCTAAATTTACCCGGAATTATGGATTGA